The bacterium nucleotide sequence CCCGGTCCTGCAGGACGGCGGTCTCCCGGTGGATGGGATCGCGCGGGTCCTCGGCGGCGCCGAATGGGTGGACCTGGCGAAGACGCATCTGCTGACCGAAGGGGAGTAACGCGGAAACCAACCCGAAACAGAAGAAGCACCTTCTCCACCGGCGGGTGAAGAAGGTGCTTCTTCTTCATTGTCGTCAAACCATCGGAATCCGGGTCGGTCACCCGCCTTCGCCCTTGGCCTCCCTCTCCAGCAAAACGCGCTTTCGTTCGACGCCCCAGCGATAACCGCCCGGATCCCCATCGCTCCGGACCACCCTGTGGCAGGGAACGGCCAAGGCGAGAGGATTCGTTGCGCACGCACGGGCGACGGCGCGGGCCGCCCCCGGCTTCCCGATCCGGCGGGCGACCTCGCCGTAACTCGCCGTCTCGCCGGCGGCGATCCGGCGAAGCTCCTCCCAGACCCTCCGCTGGAAGGCCGTGCCGCGGATGTCCAAGGGGAGATCCAGGCCGCGCCGGGGAGATACGATCGACTTCGTCACGCGGCTGAGCCAACGGGCGGATTCCGGATCCCCCTCGCTATACTCCGCCCTTTCGAACCGGGTCTTAAGGGCATCGACCAGCGCCTCCCTGGAATCGCCGAGGTCAATGGCGCAGATCCCCCGTTCCGTGCCGGCGACGAGGATCCATCCGAGCTCGGTCCGGGCCGCCGCGAAACGAATCAAAATCCCCTCCCCGCCGGACCGATACCTTGCGGGCGACATGCCGAGATGCTCCCCGGCGTCTGCGTAGAGGCGGCTCCCCGATCCGAATCCGGCGTCATAGAGCGCCTGCGTCACGGTCACCCCGGGACGCAGGCCATCCTTCAACCGTTTCGCGCGGAGCGCCGCGGCGTACCCCTTCGGCGTGACCCCGACGGCCCTCTTGAATACCCGGTGGAGATGGGACGGGCATAAGCCCACCGCCTCCGCCAGCTCCCCGAGGGTTGGCGGCTTTCCCGCCGTTGCGATCAGACCGCAGACGCGGACGATCCTGCCGAGGTGCGGCTCGGCTCGCACGGCCGTGTCCGGCCGGCATCGGCGGCACGGCCGGAAACCCGCCGCATGCGCCTCCGGGACCGACGCGAAGAACAGGACATTGCTTCGCAGCGGCAGGCGTGACGGGCAGGAAGGGCGGCAGAA carries:
- the ada gene encoding bifunctional DNA-binding transcriptional regulator/O6-methylguanine-DNA methyltransferase Ada translates to MPQRAGRIVGARVGKGVSAEEIKWMSLVRRDKSADGSFYYGVKTTGVFCRPSCPSRLPLRSNVLFFASVPEAHAAGFRPCRRCRPDTAVRAEPHLGRIVRVCGLIATAGKPPTLGELAEAVGLCPSHLHRVFKRAVGVTPKGYAAALRAKRLKDGLRPGVTVTQALYDAGFGSGSRLYADAGEHLGMSPARYRSGGEGILIRFAAARTELGWILVAGTERGICAIDLGDSREALVDALKTRFERAEYSEGDPESARWLSRVTKSIVSPRRGLDLPLDIRGTAFQRRVWEELRRIAAGETASYGEVARRIGKPGAARAVARACATNPLALAVPCHRVVRSDGDPGGYRWGVERKRVLLEREAKGEGG